In Salinibacterium sp. dk2585, a single window of DNA contains:
- a CDS encoding amino acid ABC transporter permease produces the protein MELLTDWVEWLPRLLSGLWVSVQVTVLALVIGIPIGFVLAFMSSAKNAIVRWLTIIVVEVGRGMPALVMLQMVYFGLPEAGVVLDSFAATVIALGLTTSAYTSEIIRAGLRAVPEGELEAADALGLKRADIVRFILIPQGFRIALPTLMGFAILILQVSSLAFTLGLPELLSQAYSIGASTFEYLEVLTLAGILYLVITVPGGWLVENFEKRLSKHLA, from the coding sequence ATGGAACTGCTGACTGACTGGGTCGAATGGTTGCCCCGCCTGCTCTCCGGGCTCTGGGTGAGCGTGCAGGTCACGGTGCTTGCCCTCGTGATCGGCATCCCGATCGGTTTCGTGCTCGCCTTCATGTCTTCGGCCAAGAACGCGATCGTTCGCTGGCTCACGATCATCGTCGTCGAGGTCGGGCGCGGGATGCCCGCACTCGTCATGCTCCAGATGGTCTACTTCGGGCTGCCGGAGGCCGGCGTCGTGTTGGATTCCTTCGCCGCCACCGTCATCGCGCTTGGCCTCACGACCTCCGCATACACGAGTGAGATCATCCGTGCCGGCCTGCGCGCAGTGCCGGAGGGTGAGCTTGAGGCTGCCGACGCGCTGGGGCTGAAGCGGGCGGACATCGTGCGCTTCATCCTCATCCCGCAGGGATTCCGCATCGCGCTGCCCACCCTCATGGGCTTCGCGATCCTCATCCTGCAGGTCAGCTCCCTTGCCTTCACCCTGGGCCTGCCAGAACTCCTGAGCCAGGCCTACTCGATCGGTGCATCCACCTTCGAGTACCTCGAAGTGCTCACCCTCGCCGGAATCCTCTACCTCGTCATCACCGTGCCCGGTGGCTGGCTGGTCGAGAACTTCGAGAAGCGACTGAGCAAGCACCTCGCTTGA
- a CDS encoding amino acid ABC transporter permease — translation MDHFLKILSAVPVTLLVTFAAFALGAVIALPLAGGRRSRFAIVRLVTKGVIDILRGVPPVVFVFILFFGVGSDLIRWEPLPAAIVGLGLISAGHLAEIYRGGLMAVHQGQFEASAALGLTSTTTFSRVIGPQAFRVAIPGMVTWLISLLKDSSIVSTIGVAEIMFVTSQGARSSGEGLLPFVIAGAVYIALGTPLAALSRWLEKKLSFGRRA, via the coding sequence ATGGACCACTTCCTCAAGATCCTCAGCGCGGTGCCCGTCACCCTGCTGGTGACATTCGCGGCGTTCGCGCTCGGGGCGGTGATCGCCCTGCCACTCGCAGGAGGGCGCCGCTCCCGCTTTGCGATCGTGCGCCTGGTCACGAAGGGCGTGATCGACATCCTCCGCGGCGTGCCGCCCGTGGTGTTCGTCTTCATCCTGTTCTTCGGTGTCGGTTCCGACCTGATCCGTTGGGAGCCGCTGCCGGCAGCGATCGTGGGCCTCGGACTCATCTCTGCCGGGCACCTCGCCGAGATCTACCGAGGCGGGCTCATGGCCGTGCACCAGGGGCAGTTCGAGGCATCCGCCGCCCTCGGGCTCACGAGCACGACAACGTTCTCGCGGGTCATCGGCCCCCAGGCATTCCGGGTCGCGATCCCCGGCATGGTCACGTGGCTCATCAGCCTCCTGAAGGACTCGTCGATCGTCTCCACGATCGGCGTCGCCGAGATCATGTTCGTCACCAGCCAGGGCGCCCGCAGCTCGGGTGAGGGCCTCCTGCCGTTCGTCATCGCCGGTGCCGTGTACATCGCCCTCGGCACTCCGCTCGCCGCACTCTCGCGCTGGCTGGAGAAGAAACTCAGCTTCGGAAGGAGGGCATGA
- a CDS encoding amino acid ABC transporter ATP-binding protein, whose amino-acid sequence MTDPQPKSGETILRLNDIRKVYGDHVALGGVSLDVKRGEVVAIIGPSGSGKSTLLRCVNQLEVPDSGTLEVLGSNIDFAGRVSAADLLALRRKVGMVFQSFNLFPHMNVLRNVSFPQERVLGRSREEADKVSRELLERVGLASKMENFPQKCSGGQQQRVAIARALALEPQIMLFDEPTSALDPELGLEVLAVMRRLADQGMTMVVVTHEIHFAAEVADRLIVMADGAIIEEGVPSELLAAPKTARAKQFLSAITDR is encoded by the coding sequence ATGACCGATCCGCAGCCGAAGTCGGGGGAGACCATCCTCCGTCTCAACGACATCCGCAAGGTGTATGGCGACCATGTCGCCCTCGGCGGCGTCTCGCTCGACGTCAAGCGCGGCGAGGTCGTCGCAATCATCGGGCCGAGCGGTTCGGGCAAGAGCACACTGCTGCGCTGCGTCAACCAGCTCGAGGTGCCCGACTCCGGCACCCTCGAGGTGCTCGGCAGCAACATCGACTTCGCGGGCCGGGTGTCGGCGGCCGACCTTCTCGCGCTGCGCCGCAAGGTCGGCATGGTGTTCCAGTCGTTCAACCTCTTCCCGCACATGAACGTGCTGCGCAACGTCTCCTTCCCCCAGGAGCGCGTGCTCGGCCGTAGCCGCGAGGAGGCCGACAAGGTCTCGCGCGAGCTGCTGGAGCGCGTCGGCCTTGCCAGCAAGATGGAGAACTTCCCGCAGAAGTGCTCCGGTGGGCAGCAGCAGCGTGTCGCGATCGCCCGGGCCCTCGCGCTCGAGCCGCAGATCATGCTCTTCGACGAGCCCACGAGTGCGCTCGACCCCGAGCTGGGCCTCGAGGTGCTCGCCGTCATGCGTCGTCTCGCCGACCAGGGCATGACGATGGTCGTCGTCACGCACGAGATCCACTTCGCGGCAGAGGTCGCCGACCGACTCATCGTGATGGCGGATGGCGCGATCATCGAGGAGGGGGTGCCGAGCGAGCTGCTCGCCGCGCCCAAGACCGCCCGCGCGAAGCAGTTCCTCTCGGCCATCACGGATCGCTGA
- a CDS encoding aspartate aminotransferase family protein — protein MTTVVPERDDYLVHPLPARAKQVMTRGNTRSTLYVPPAPPYAVKGEGAIVTDQLGHEVIDCNNNYTSLIHGHAQPDVTAAVTPLMAQGTAFGLPTESEITLAEMLAARTGHERWRFSNSGTEAVMTAIRAARAFTGRDKLIRFEGSYHGTSDAVVSVTAPGVTAGVRSDVIEVPQGDRAAFDAAVAEAGSDLAAVLIDLMPNRAGLVPAEQAFVDHVRETTRRVDALMIVDEVITLRMAFGGLAQAYGVKPDLISAGKIIGGGFPVGAVGGREDVLGVFDPLGQRNVGWGGTFSANPITMTAGRVAMALFDEEAIASLNARGNALRTALEEAGIAVSGNGSLMRIREQLDLGELWWAAYERGVMLGTNGLLALSTPMTDTHISTIERGTVDAVRALRGRTTT, from the coding sequence ATGACGACCGTCGTGCCGGAGCGCGACGACTATCTCGTGCACCCCCTGCCCGCACGGGCGAAGCAGGTCATGACGCGCGGCAACACCCGCTCCACGCTGTACGTGCCCCCAGCACCGCCCTACGCGGTGAAGGGCGAGGGTGCCATCGTGACCGACCAGCTCGGGCACGAGGTGATCGACTGCAACAACAACTACACCTCGCTCATCCACGGCCACGCGCAGCCCGACGTCACCGCGGCGGTCACCCCGCTCATGGCGCAGGGAACCGCCTTCGGCCTGCCGACGGAGTCGGAGATCACGCTCGCCGAGATGCTCGCGGCCCGCACGGGTCACGAGCGCTGGCGCTTCTCGAACTCGGGCACGGAGGCGGTCATGACCGCCATCCGTGCGGCGAGGGCCTTCACAGGTCGCGACAAGCTCATCCGCTTCGAGGGCAGCTACCACGGCACCTCCGACGCGGTGGTCTCGGTCACGGCCCCCGGTGTCACGGCCGGCGTGCGCAGCGATGTCATTGAGGTGCCCCAGGGTGACCGTGCCGCCTTCGACGCGGCCGTCGCCGAGGCAGGCTCCGACCTCGCCGCCGTGCTGATCGACCTCATGCCCAACCGGGCGGGCCTCGTGCCAGCGGAGCAGGCATTCGTCGACCACGTTCGCGAGACCACCCGCCGCGTCGACGCCCTCATGATCGTCGACGAGGTCATTACACTGCGCATGGCCTTCGGCGGGCTCGCCCAGGCCTACGGCGTGAAGCCTGACCTCATCAGCGCGGGCAAGATCATCGGCGGCGGCTTCCCCGTCGGCGCGGTCGGCGGACGAGAGGACGTGCTCGGCGTATTCGACCCGCTCGGGCAGCGTAACGTTGGATGGGGCGGCACCTTCAGTGCCAACCCAATCACGATGACGGCGGGCCGAGTCGCCATGGCACTCTTCGACGAAGAGGCCATCGCATCCCTCAACGCCCGTGGCAATGCACTTCGCACTGCGCTGGAGGAGGCGGGCATTGCCGTGAGCGGCAACGGTTCGCTCATGCGCATCCGTGAACAACTCGACCTCGGTGAGCTCTGGTGGGCCGCGTATGAGCGCGGCGTCATGCTCGGCACCAACGGCCTGCTCGCCCTGTCGACCCCAATGACCGACACGCACATCTCGACGATCGAGCGGGGCACCGTGGATGCCGTCCGTGCGCTTCGTGGAAGGACCACCACATGA
- a CDS encoding aldehyde dehydrogenase family protein, with translation MAKVNYASTSLGDEKLDLAYEEALAAVRAEPSPIEKNLIGGERLESDSLVERIDPVALKTRVGAAYVASPEMVEAAIAAARGAAKAWRKAPYAERNAKLRAARDEVERQLTQIAAIVSAETGKTRLEAYGEAQEVLDMIEHYCTRFEVNNGYQAQQKSTEREKNLDVLVPYGTFAVIAPFNFPVALTVGMMSAALVTGNTVVLKPSDKTPRSSAIIADIIAAELPAGVVNTVHGGAEVGKALAAGDVDGIAFTGSAQVGWQLFNTPGPRGYQRPVLAEMGGQNPAIVAASADLDAAAEGIVRSAFGLSGQKCSACRRVVVDASVADELVAKLKERAEQLVVGDPIDGGTNLGPVIDDAIAARVDEAIALGKKDGTIVTGGRLDREGNFFAPVIIENLPQGHKLTRDELFAPVLTVIRVDGFDAAMAEANAVDYGLSAGVFSKVDDEVEQFYDEIEAGVLYSNRADGATTGAWPGVQSFCGWKLSGSSGKGGLGLHYLPGFMREQNRTIVSNA, from the coding sequence ATGGCCAAAGTGAACTACGCCTCCACCAGCCTCGGCGATGAGAAGCTCGACCTCGCCTATGAAGAGGCACTCGCTGCCGTCCGCGCCGAGCCCTCGCCCATCGAGAAGAACCTGATCGGCGGGGAGCGTCTCGAGTCCGACTCGCTCGTCGAGCGCATCGACCCCGTCGCGCTGAAAACCCGCGTCGGTGCCGCCTACGTCGCGAGCCCCGAGATGGTCGAGGCCGCCATCGCCGCAGCGCGCGGTGCTGCCAAGGCCTGGCGCAAGGCCCCCTACGCCGAGCGCAACGCGAAGCTCCGAGCCGCCCGCGACGAGGTCGAGCGCCAGCTCACGCAGATCGCCGCGATCGTCTCGGCAGAGACCGGCAAGACCCGCCTTGAGGCCTATGGCGAAGCGCAGGAGGTGCTCGACATGATCGAGCACTACTGCACGCGGTTCGAGGTCAACAATGGCTACCAGGCGCAGCAGAAGTCGACCGAGCGCGAGAAGAACCTCGACGTGCTCGTGCCCTACGGCACCTTCGCGGTCATCGCGCCCTTCAACTTCCCCGTCGCACTGACGGTCGGCATGATGTCGGCCGCACTCGTCACCGGCAACACGGTCGTGCTCAAGCCGAGTGACAAGACGCCGCGCTCGAGCGCGATCATCGCCGACATCATCGCGGCCGAGCTGCCCGCCGGGGTCGTCAACACGGTGCATGGTGGTGCCGAGGTTGGCAAGGCACTCGCCGCAGGCGACGTCGACGGCATCGCCTTCACCGGTTCCGCGCAGGTCGGATGGCAGCTCTTCAACACCCCGGGCCCCCGCGGCTACCAGCGCCCCGTACTCGCCGAGATGGGCGGCCAGAACCCGGCCATCGTCGCAGCATCCGCTGACCTCGATGCCGCCGCTGAGGGCATCGTGCGCTCGGCCTTCGGCCTCTCCGGGCAGAAGTGCAGCGCGTGCCGCCGTGTCGTCGTCGACGCGTCTGTCGCAGACGAGCTCGTCGCCAAGCTCAAGGAGCGCGCGGAGCAGCTCGTGGTGGGTGACCCCATCGACGGCGGCACGAACCTCGGCCCCGTCATCGACGACGCCATCGCGGCGCGCGTCGACGAGGCGATCGCGCTCGGCAAGAAGGACGGCACCATCGTCACGGGCGGTCGCCTGGACCGCGAGGGCAACTTCTTCGCCCCCGTGATCATCGAGAACCTGCCGCAGGGCCACAAGCTCACCCGCGACGAGCTCTTCGCGCCCGTGCTGACGGTCATCCGCGTGGACGGCTTCGACGCAGCCATGGCCGAGGCCAACGCGGTCGACTACGGACTCTCCGCCGGCGTCTTCTCCAAGGTTGACGACGAGGTTGAGCAGTTCTACGACGAGATCGAGGCCGGCGTGCTCTACTCCAACCGCGCCGATGGTGCGACAACCGGTGCATGGCCCGGCGTGCAGTCCTTCTGCGGTTGGAAGCTCTCGGGTTCCTCAGGCAAGGGCGGCCTCGGCCTCCACTACCTGCCCGGCTTCATGCGCGAGCAGAACCGCACGATCGTGAGCAACGCATGA
- a CDS encoding cache domain-containing protein: protein MSGDGERRGGSGEGLVADIDAVVAIMRDDLHELAERALALRAEGHYGAEHVAAMVASLEPLCVDVLGRSRMVEGTGLVWSCEQADDSGMLWWRAEEGRVARKQHVFNPESDSYYNYLGSRWFRAARDSEGLAIVGPFIDAWGTDDHAITASLGLVHEGEFLGVVAADLNVVAVTDALAAALRPHGDVVLVDDEDRVVASNRPLLSPGLLLEPFLRRTGASVSERVATGVHGWFVARLEQG from the coding sequence ATGAGCGGCGATGGCGAACGCAGGGGAGGCAGCGGCGAGGGCCTTGTGGCGGATATCGACGCTGTCGTCGCGATCATGCGTGACGACCTGCATGAACTCGCCGAACGTGCACTGGCACTGCGGGCCGAGGGCCACTACGGGGCCGAGCACGTCGCGGCGATGGTGGCGAGCTTGGAGCCCCTCTGCGTCGACGTGCTTGGCCGCTCCCGCATGGTGGAGGGCACGGGTCTCGTGTGGTCGTGCGAACAGGCGGATGACTCGGGCATGCTGTGGTGGCGCGCCGAGGAGGGTCGCGTGGCCCGCAAGCAGCACGTCTTCAATCCCGAATCCGATTCTTATTACAACTACCTCGGCTCGCGATGGTTCCGGGCTGCACGCGACTCGGAGGGCCTCGCCATCGTCGGCCCCTTCATCGATGCCTGGGGCACGGACGACCACGCCATCACGGCATCGCTCGGGCTCGTGCACGAGGGCGAGTTCCTGGGCGTCGTCGCCGCCGACCTCAACGTCGTGGCGGTGACGGATGCCCTTGCTGCGGCCCTGCGCCCGCACGGCGATGTCGTGCTGGTCGATGACGAGGACCGGGTGGTGGCGTCGAATCGGCCGTTGCTGAGCCCTGGCCTGCTGTTGGAGCCGTTCTTGCGCCGCACGGGCGCGAGTGTGAGCGAGCGGGTCGCGACGGGCGTGCACGGCTGGTTCGTCGCGCGGCTCGAACAGGGCTGA
- a CDS encoding FadR/GntR family transcriptional regulator, producing MSDSLTTLTRRVLFAPLTEPGRTETVVSRIRSAITLGIYANGEQLPNEVDLAAQLSISPVTLRDALKVVREEGLVHTTRGRSGGTFVIAPDESNMGYFERSLAALSVIEVRDLLDWQVAILSQAAVLAAERASAQDTQSLSTTLESFGEASNAMAARRVHSRFLIELAASSRSARLSRAAIASQVEYAPHAMLVFRSGEHRSAVAERSLALLEAVSARDAERTHALMEELLGHVGDRILELHHEVSRRASA from the coding sequence ATGTCTGACTCACTCACGACCCTGACGCGCCGCGTGCTCTTCGCGCCGCTCACGGAACCGGGGCGCACCGAGACGGTCGTGAGTCGCATCCGTTCCGCCATCACCCTCGGCATCTATGCCAACGGCGAGCAGCTGCCCAACGAGGTCGACCTGGCGGCCCAGCTGTCGATCTCACCCGTGACGCTGCGCGATGCGCTCAAGGTGGTGCGCGAGGAGGGGCTCGTGCATACGACGCGCGGCCGCTCGGGCGGCACCTTCGTGATCGCGCCAGACGAGTCGAACATGGGTTACTTCGAGCGTTCGCTTGCGGCCCTCAGCGTGATCGAGGTGCGCGACCTGCTCGACTGGCAGGTGGCGATCCTCTCGCAGGCAGCCGTGCTGGCCGCGGAGCGCGCATCCGCCCAGGACACGCAGTCGTTGTCGACGACCCTCGAGAGCTTCGGCGAGGCCTCGAACGCGATGGCGGCGAGGCGAGTGCACTCGCGCTTCTTGATCGAGTTGGCGGCGAGTTCGCGCTCGGCGCGCTTGAGCCGTGCGGCGATCGCGTCGCAGGTGGAGTATGCGCCCCACGCGATGCTCGTCTTTCGCTCGGGGGAGCACCGCTCCGCCGTGGCTGAGCGCTCGCTCGCGCTGCTCGAGGCGGTCTCGGCGCGGGACGCCGAGCGGACGCACGCGCTGATGGAGGAGCTGCTCGGTCACGTCGGCGACCGCATCCTGGAATTGCATCACGAGGTCTCACGGAGGGCGAGCGCATGA
- a CDS encoding M18 family aminopeptidase yields MTDAERYIADLARYIAASPSSYHAAVEAGRMLEAAGFTRLDESAAWPSKPGKRFVIRDGAIVAWVQPAGATATTPFRILGAHTDSPGFKLKPNGGTTSNGWSQASVEVYGGPLLNSWLDRELEFAGRLVTRDGREHLARTGPFARIPQLAIHLDRGVNDGLKLDKQQHVQPVFGVEADGGDMLRALADAAGVRAAEVAGFDVLTADTNPPARFGVGEKLFAAGRLDNLSSVFAGLHALLNAKPVKGHISMLAAFDHEELGSNSRSGASGPLLNDILARIGGGLKGNAEDRRRAYAESWCVSADAGHAVHPNYAERHDPNNRPIAGGGTLLKLNANQKYASDAHGSALWSRLAEAAGANVQAFVSNNTVPCGSTIGPLTATRLGIRVVDVGVPLLSMHSARELAHVDDLWALERTTGAFFAGR; encoded by the coding sequence ATGACGGATGCCGAACGCTACATCGCCGATCTCGCCCGTTACATCGCCGCATCGCCGTCGAGCTACCACGCTGCCGTGGAGGCGGGGCGGATGCTCGAGGCCGCCGGTTTCACGCGCCTCGATGAGTCCGCGGCGTGGCCGTCGAAGCCGGGCAAGCGCTTCGTCATCCGCGACGGTGCGATCGTGGCGTGGGTGCAGCCGGCGGGGGCGACTGCGACGACGCCGTTCCGCATCCTGGGTGCGCACACCGATTCGCCCGGCTTCAAGCTCAAGCCCAACGGCGGCACGACGAGCAACGGGTGGAGCCAGGCATCCGTCGAGGTCTATGGTGGGCCGCTGCTGAACTCGTGGCTCGACCGCGAGCTCGAGTTCGCGGGCCGGCTGGTCACGCGCGACGGCCGCGAGCACCTGGCCCGCACGGGGCCGTTCGCGCGCATCCCGCAGCTTGCGATCCACCTCGACCGCGGCGTCAATGACGGGCTCAAGCTCGACAAGCAGCAGCACGTGCAGCCCGTCTTCGGCGTCGAGGCCGATGGGGGAGACATGCTGCGGGCTCTGGCGGATGCGGCAGGCGTGCGCGCCGCGGAGGTCGCGGGCTTCGACGTGCTCACCGCCGACACGAACCCGCCCGCGCGCTTCGGCGTGGGGGAAAAGCTCTTCGCGGCCGGTCGGCTCGACAACCTGAGCTCCGTCTTCGCGGGGCTTCACGCCCTGCTCAACGCCAAGCCGGTCAAGGGGCACATCAGCATGCTCGCGGCCTTCGACCATGAAGAGCTGGGATCGAACTCACGCTCGGGCGCCTCGGGGCCGCTCCTGAATGACATCCTCGCCCGGATCGGCGGGGGACTGAAGGGCAACGCCGAGGACCGCCGTCGTGCCTACGCCGAGTCGTGGTGCGTCTCGGCTGATGCGGGCCACGCCGTGCACCCCAACTACGCCGAGCGTCACGACCCGAACAACCGGCCCATCGCCGGCGGCGGCACGCTCCTCAAGCTCAACGCCAACCAGAAGTACGCATCGGATGCGCACGGTTCTGCCCTGTGGTCGCGCCTGGCAGAGGCGGCGGGCGCGAATGTGCAGGCGTTCGTGTCGAACAATACGGTGCCGTGCGGCTCGACCATCGGCCCGCTCACGGCGACCCGTCTCGGCATCCGGGTTGTCGACGTGGGGGTGCCCCTGCTGTCGATGCACTCGGCCCGCGAGCTCGCCCACGTGGACGACCTCTGGGCGCTCGAGCGCACGACTGGGGCGTTCTTCGCGGGTCGCTAG
- a CDS encoding DUF1330 domain-containing protein produces the protein MAYTAIRPEVLKAALQTIPADTPFLMLNMLKFREKAQYEGQESELSGREAYGVYGRQARAYLAKINAEVVIMGPAQGTVIGPEDEQWDVIMFVRYPSIAAFVGLANDPEYAEIAKHREAALADSRLIPVLA, from the coding sequence ATGGCATACACCGCGATCCGACCGGAGGTGCTGAAGGCGGCCCTCCAGACCATCCCCGCCGACACCCCGTTTCTCATGCTGAACATGCTGAAGTTCCGCGAGAAGGCGCAGTACGAGGGTCAGGAGAGCGAGCTAAGCGGACGCGAGGCCTACGGCGTCTACGGCAGACAGGCCCGCGCGTACCTCGCCAAGATCAACGCGGAGGTCGTCATCATGGGACCCGCCCAGGGCACCGTCATCGGCCCCGAGGATGAGCAGTGGGACGTCATCATGTTCGTGCGTTACCCCTCGATCGCGGCCTTCGTCGGGCTCGCGAACGACCCCGAGTATGCGGAGATCGCGAAGCACCGCGAGGCGGCACTCGCAGATTCACGCCTCATCCCGGTGCTCGCCTAG
- a CDS encoding FAD-binding oxidoreductase — translation MAPSLIDDLSALLAPEQLLAGDAALAFDRDLSDGTGVGVPLAAVFPSSTEQVASVVRLAARHGVPIVPQGARSGLAGGANAVDGCLVLSLERMTGILSIDVADQVATVEAGVLTYDLATAVEQVGLFYPPDPGSWQISTIGGNVATNAGGMRCVKYGVTRDFVRGLTVVLANGDVVRTGRRTVKGVSGLDLTALVVGSEGTLGIVTEVTVALLPRPAEPVGVLAAFPTRQAALAAADVIMASERRPSILEFLDRGSIAAISAFEPTATLPADAEAVLIVQSDEPGRTTGDANEYAAIATFCGASTVEIGRDKAGVEAIMASRRALHGAMRAVAGASLNEDVSVPRSRLTELLDGIDEIADRMGIPIATAGHIGDGNLHPIVAFNPANVASVALATETYQQVIGLAVSLGGTSSGEHGIGTLKQAHLDAELGPTLRALQREVKRAFDPQGLLNPGKKL, via the coding sequence ATGGCTCCATCCCTCATCGACGACCTCTCGGCACTCCTCGCACCAGAACAACTCCTCGCAGGCGACGCCGCCCTGGCCTTCGACCGCGACCTGTCCGACGGCACGGGGGTCGGCGTGCCGCTCGCGGCGGTCTTTCCCAGCTCGACCGAGCAGGTCGCATCCGTCGTGCGGCTTGCCGCCCGGCACGGCGTACCGATCGTGCCGCAGGGCGCGCGCTCCGGGCTCGCGGGCGGGGCCAACGCGGTCGACGGATGCCTCGTGCTGAGCCTCGAACGCATGACCGGCATCCTCTCGATCGACGTCGCCGACCAGGTCGCGACCGTGGAGGCGGGCGTGCTCACCTATGACCTCGCGACGGCGGTCGAGCAGGTCGGGCTCTTCTACCCGCCCGACCCCGGCTCGTGGCAGATCTCGACCATCGGGGGCAACGTCGCGACCAACGCGGGCGGGATGCGCTGCGTCAAGTACGGCGTCACGCGTGACTTCGTGCGCGGCCTGACGGTCGTGCTCGCGAACGGCGACGTCGTGCGCACGGGACGCCGCACCGTCAAGGGGGTGTCTGGCCTCGACCTCACCGCGCTCGTGGTGGGGTCCGAGGGCACGCTCGGAATCGTCACCGAGGTCACGGTGGCGCTGCTGCCGCGACCCGCTGAGCCCGTCGGCGTGCTCGCCGCCTTCCCGACCCGACAGGCGGCGCTCGCGGCGGCCGACGTCATCATGGCCTCGGAGCGGCGACCGAGCATCCTGGAGTTCCTCGACCGGGGTAGCATCGCCGCCATCAGCGCCTTCGAGCCGACCGCGACCCTGCCGGCGGATGCCGAAGCGGTGCTCATCGTGCAGTCCGACGAGCCGGGCCGCACGACGGGCGACGCGAACGAGTACGCCGCGATCGCGACCTTCTGCGGTGCCAGCACGGTCGAGATCGGGCGTGACAAGGCGGGAGTGGAGGCGATCATGGCGTCGCGCCGCGCCCTCCACGGGGCCATGCGCGCGGTCGCGGGAGCGAGCCTCAATGAAGACGTCTCCGTGCCCCGCTCACGCCTCACCGAGCTGCTCGACGGCATCGACGAGATTGCGGACCGCATGGGCATTCCCATCGCGACCGCTGGTCACATCGGCGACGGCAACCTGCACCCCATCGTCGCGTTCAACCCGGCGAATGTCGCATCCGTCGCCCTCGCCACCGAGACGTACCAGCAGGTCATTGGCCTGGCGGTCTCGCTCGGCGGCACGAGTTCTGGGGAACACGGCATCGGAACCCTCAAGCAGGCCCACCTCGACGCCGAACTCGGCCCGACGCTGCGTGCGCTCCAGCGCGAGGTCAAGCGAGCCTTCGATCCGCAGGGCCTGCTCAACCCCGGAAAGAAGCTGTAG
- the rraA gene encoding ribonuclease E activity regulator RraA translates to MTTDFTTADLYDEHEEALQSLSLQMQNLGGHARFSGQIRTIRCHRDNGLVKRVLNSPGDGAVLVVDGGGSLESALMGDMIAAAAVENGWAGVVINGAIRDRIEISGLSLGVKALGSNPRKSAKAGEGDLDVPIEFGGVTFAPGRTLWSDEDGILVER, encoded by the coding sequence ATGACCACTGACTTCACGACGGCGGACCTGTACGACGAGCATGAGGAGGCGCTGCAGTCACTCAGCCTGCAGATGCAGAACTTGGGCGGCCACGCCCGTTTCTCGGGGCAGATCCGCACGATCCGCTGCCACCGCGACAACGGTCTTGTGAAGCGGGTGCTCAATTCGCCGGGCGATGGCGCCGTGCTTGTGGTTGACGGTGGTGGCTCACTCGAGTCCGCCCTGATGGGCGACATGATCGCGGCGGCCGCGGTCGAGAACGGCTGGGCGGGTGTCGTCATCAACGGGGCTATCCGCGACCGGATCGAGATCTCCGGCCTCTCGCTGGGCGTGAAGGCGCTCGGCAGCAACCCCCGCAAGAGCGCCAAGGCGGGTGAGGGAGACCTCGACGTGCCAATCGAGTTCGGCGGGGTCACCTTCGCGCCGGGCCGCACACTGTGGAGCGACGAGGATGGCATCCTCGTCGAGCGCTAG